The DNA window AATAAAACTATTTTGGTTTTAGAAAAAGAAAAGGAAGTTGCTGCCCATCAAACCGGACATAACTCGGGGGTTATTCACTCAGGTATTTATTACAAACCCGGTTCGTATAAAGCACGTAATTGTGTTTCCGGTCGCCGCGAATTAGTTCAGTTTGTGAAAGAGCACAACATACCACATGATATTTGCGGAAAAATTATTGTCGCTACGCACGAAAGTGAATTGGCACACATGAATAAAGTATTTAATAATGGTGTAGCCAATGATGTGGAAGGGATTGAAATGATAGACACCAAACGCATTAAAGAAATTGAACCGTATTGCGAAGGTATTGCAGGTATTTGGGTTCCATGCACCGGCATTATTGATTACACCGATGTGGCCAGAAAATATGTTGAGTTAATTCACGCAAAAAATAACGGCAGTAAAGTTTTAACCGGACAAGAAGTCATCGGTTTTGAGAAGAAAGGAAATGTAACGGAAGTAAAAACAAAATCGGCAACCTACGAAGGCAGTTATATCATTACAACCGCAGGTTTGCAAGCCGACAGGATGGCGAAGAAAGAAGGTCAGAAAAGTGACGCGGCCATTGTTGGTTTCAGAGGAGATTATTATGATTTAACGGATAAAGGAAGAAATAAAGTAAAGAATTTAATTTATCCGGTACCAAATCCGAAATTCCCATTCTTAGGTGTGCACTTTACACGTATGATTAAAGGTGGCGTTGAATGCGGACCGAACGCCGTGTTTGTTTTTGATCGCGAAGGTTACAGTAAAACAGCATTTAGCTTAAAAGATACGGCAGAAGCATTTGGCTTTAAAGGCACCTGGAAGTTTTTTGGTAAACATTGGAAATTTGGATTGGATGAATACAGAGGTGCATTCAGCAAAACATTTTTCTTGAAGCGTTTGAGAAAATTAATTCCGAGTTTAGAAATGGATGATATTGTTTCGGCGCGTTGCGGAATCA is part of the Bacteroidota bacterium genome and encodes:
- the lhgO gene encoding L-2-hydroxyglutarate oxidase, which encodes MLVFKTMSTNKYDIIIVGGGIVGLATAYKLSLKVPNKTILVLEKEKEVAAHQTGHNSGVIHSGIYYKPGSYKARNCVSGRRELVQFVKEHNIPHDICGKIIVATHESELAHMNKVFNNGVANDVEGIEMIDTKRIKEIEPYCEGIAGIWVPCTGIIDYTDVARKYVELIHAKNNGSKVLTGQEVIGFEKKGNVTEVKTKSATYEGSYIITTAGLQADRMAKKEGQKSDAAIVGFRGDYYDLTDKGRNKVKNLIYPVPNPKFPFLGVHFTRMIKGGVECGPNAVFVFDREGYSKTAFSLKDTAEAFGFKGTWKFFGKHWKFGLDEYRGAFSKTFFLKRLRKLIPSLEMDDIVSARCGIRAMALGPEGEMLDDFKIEKHGNAMHVINSPSPAATASLAYGNEIATMAVDYFNLK